DNA from Magnolia sinica isolate HGM2019 chromosome 19, MsV1, whole genome shotgun sequence:
TGACATGAAtatgatacatcatggtgggccatagccacatacactaggtgggccatggaatatgggaaaaggagagagagagagagagagagagagagagagagacatgcgaTGAgatagatggagggaccccgccactatgggccctccctatataatgcatacatcaagtgggttccaaatcatgtggaccctacatcaaaatcaaatgaaatgaacacccacctttgatctcctcttcctcctTTCGTCAATGCGATCTAGAACTCCATGGGGTgcaattcaacggttgagatggagtttagatggtggagatgggaagtAGGAAGGTGGGCTACATAAAGCTCTCCTCTCCTTGAAAGCCATGGGACGTCCACTCtcccttggggttgcttgggagaacgtaagagagaatgagagagagagagagaagtgatgggagagagatggtgagtgagtgatggttgatggggagagttgactttggggatgtgtagttgtacttagggatgggtgtgaatgatgggagtgatgtgtacttgattgatatgagtgatgggatgtgtcgtagagattttctcaatTTTTACAACACGCGGTGTTTTACTTGAACTGAACACGGACTCACATCTTCTCGCCTGAGTATTGCCTTAGCGTGAGAGATGCAGCGTCGGAACCACGACGACCgagcggtcgcaatggtacaagtctcgggtcatgCCGACTccgatatatgggacacgactcaggatcacgcgtaaaTGCCAGTAACAAATCACAGGTCGCCGAAAATcgaccgggggggggggggggagcgcggaagcctacgaaacagtacgggctaggatacgggccttacagacaAGCTGTGCCTACTTACTCTCACCTTGACTTAGATAATCAGCACAACACAATCTACTCGGGGAGACGCCTCACTCCCTTTCGGCCGACTCATTTGCAAGATCACCCGAAATTTCGGATTCATACTCTATATGGATGACCATGCCCCAATCCATTTCATCAGTgaaactacactcaacaatatgggcataggccctagGCAATGCAaagcaaggcttgatgagtacggggatgagatagaagaagagactgaagaagaggaaggacatgaagaagaggaaggaaatgaagaagagcAAGGCAGTGAAGAAgggaaggaaatgaagaagaggaaggcagtgaggaagaggagcaggaagaagaggaggaggcatAAGACTCAGAtaggggacctcctactgctacacatgAGGACAGCCATGACCGGGCCACCTTAGAAGCCCACGTGGctaagattgaagagaaccaagcCCACCTGAAGTAGAAGATCGAGGAGAACCAGGCCTACTTGAAGcaaaagttcaagaagatgtctcgcaccCTAAAGGCCCTCTTGTGCTGTATgccactaccagaaaaaggggcaTAGGCTGGAGATAAAAATTGTAGCTAAATagctattgctacggttatagtccgtagcacgaccgtagcaattggtggtgtagctaaaggtcaaaaagctattgctacggattaaatccatagaaATACATATCAATAGCTAtgaatataatccatagctattctTTTTGTAGCAAAATGTACATACAGCTATGgataatatctgtagctaaaagtagaatgaaatCCGTAGCACATTGCTGAAGTTAGTAATAGCTACAGTTTTATATAACAATGGCTATGGCGAATATCCATAGCTAATTtctattcttttaaaaaaatattataataatggtTTATGTTACCATTGTAAGTACCTGttgtgattgatcaactcatttAAACTAATACGGTTAATGCtgctaggaatagtacataaaatgtaaTCAGGAAATAAAACAATGCAttcatattacaaatagcaatcaaatcatgtGCAGACACCCTTATGGTGATTTCTGTTTGACTTATAAAGAGGCAAGAAGGCTTTAGTTCCCAGcacacatgaaaacatgatgTTCTAAGGAATCCCTAAAAGAATGCAGAATATACATTAACTCTTGATATACACCTTACAACCAGAAAAACTACTTGAGAATGGCATACATGACAGAGGAAGAAATCAATTCTGCCAGGGGGATTTTCAGAACTATTTTCCCATCAAAGGAGGAAGCTCTGCACAAAGACAGAACCCGTAGAATGTGACTTGTAAAACCTCAATCGACAAGTTATAAATGAATGGAATAGAGATTGACATTGGTGGAACCAAAAGCAAATGGCAGTTTAGCTGAGAGAGTAAGCGGGGCCCGATCTCAATAACCACTCGAGCTTGGTCCTGAATGTAGGGCCTGGTCATTTGCACGTCATGCACGAAGTGAGTCCTCGCTTTTGCATATGGAGCATCCCTTGCTGCAAAAAGAATGACAACAtgccacatcatcatcataaaagaaagAATACAAACTCCATTCATGGACACATTCATATGCACATGCATGACATACCAGCAAGCTTCTGAGCTCGAAGAATATTCTGTTGTCTTTTAGACCAGCATATGGAATAGATGAAAATAAGTGCAAGTGCTATAAATGCCCCCAATGTAATGCCAACCTTAGAGCTAGTGgagaggtgaggcccacatgtagGTAGCCCCGGTATACCACAAAGGCCTGCATTGCTGGTAAAACTGTACATGCCAAACAATGATTTTAATAATACACAGCATAAGCTATTAAAAATTAGGGTACACTACAACAATAGTTCATCATTATCAAAATGATGCTGACTCACATCCAGTGTACACACGAAAAATATGCTACTAAAACCCAATCGTCGAACTGTCACAACCCACCATGATCATGGATGGAGTATACACTATGCCAAAATGGCGAATTTACGACGGAcgaaaatctcttggtttaacaaTGGATTTAATCTATTGCTAAGCTTGTCTTTCTCGAATATCCGTAGTCCGAACGTCGCGGAATCTCGCAACGAACCAAAATctgtcgctaaaatctgatttacgatgtATTTACGATGGATTTTTGTCTGTCGTAACTATGCGACGGACGAAATCTGTCGCAAATTTTGATTTAGTGACGGAAAATGAATAGTTGCAAATTCCCTCCCAAAATACCAAATGGCGCGCTTTTTCGTTGCTTTTGCGACAGATCATGGTCCGtcataaaaggacttttgccttaacattattttttttttcatttttttttagaatatggtggaaaattaagttttatTGTAgtgtaataattgttttttaatagaattttagtggtttaattgttcatatttgtatctaagattattttttaacaattgattgaatgtaaaaagaaaatttattttattttttatatcaaatgagtggaatttttatttttattttttaatttaaaactaatatttaaatgatttgtaatatcacatgaaaaagaatattgagaagttaaaaaattttaacaatgtttgaggaaaaaaatagattttgaaaaaataaaaatcgtgatttaataaaaatctattttgtgggaacaaaaaagaatatttaataaagttgataaatttggaaaaaaaaagcatttgattttgagaaaaaaaatatcttgaaaaagaaaattaaaaatattttaaaaaatgtgaaaattttcacaatgttaaaaaatgaaaatattttaaaaaagaaaatgagagtttgaaatttgaaaaataaaataaaattgtgaagttcaataaaaattgacaagttcgaataaaatgctttaaaaaaaaattggagaagtgaaaaaaaattgaaaattttaaaataaaacgatattaaaaaatcgatactttatccAAAGACAagcattttgaaacaaaaaataaataagttgaaaaattttgtgatttcggaaaataattgaaaatgttcaaaatttgaaagtaaaagaaaaagttatttataaaaactctaagattttgaaatatatatatataatttaaatttaaaaaattgaaaagttgaaaacaacatgatgcttttgaagaaaaaaaattggcattttggaatttttgggaaaaaaattaaaaattatgaaaatttaagatattttgaaaataaaaattcagaatttatattttaatttattttttgaaatcttttataataaaaatgatattttgttaaaagttttcaaagaaaaattaagagtaaaaaaatatacattttgataaaaaaatgttatttttaaatggaaatttaaATTTATCTGTGAAcagaaatattttttaataaattattaggcacatccactaattgaactttAAACCATTTTTagacaatcgaattagtccagattgaagagtaaataacttcatatgtttaaatcaaatttcactcaaattgttgatcaatcttgtattcccaatacctttctcacatgtagctagcctgattggggcgagtaactagtcaaattgagggtattgatcagtaaaatagagtgaatggattgTACATATAAAACGGgctaaatattctggtcaaaattgtgacccaacttattgaccttgcgagaacctacgaattgattttaataagctttgtgggccccatcatgatgtgtgtcaatcatcaacaccgtgcatttaatgtgtcccctttaggttatgagatatctcacaAATCATCTgtaaacgaaactcaggtgggccataccatctaaaaccatgtcaagacatctttaaaaatataaaagcacttggtgggcccacatgagttttggatgcggctgaaactttgtctgaccctcatccaagtgggacacacataatgagtgggt
Protein-coding regions in this window:
- the LOC131235518 gene encoding receptor-like protein 4, with amino-acid sequence MYSFTSNAGLCGIPGLPTCGPHLSTSSKVGITLGAFIALALIFIYSICWSKRQQNILRAQKLAARDAPYAKARTHFVHDVQMTRPYIQDQARVVIEIGPRLLSQLNCHLLLVPPMSISIPFIYNLSIEVLQVTFYGFCLCAELPPLMGK